TTGCGTTCATTCTCCTGCGACTGGATGGTGTTTTCAATTATTTCTTCCTGCTGGTTTTGAACAACACGGTTTAGTTCCAGTTGCTTCTGCAATAATCGTTTCTGATAGGCAATAAAAAAGAAGAAGATTCCACCAGCCAACAACAGCATGCCGATGGTACCAATTAAATAGACCAATAATATTTCCGAAGTCCCAGCTCCCTCCACAATTCACATTTTATAGCATGCTAAATTAGTTAACAAAATTGAACTTTCTGTAAAATCAATATAATAATCAGATTATATGTTAGCCGGGAATTTGATTTATACCGGAAATTAGTCCAATCCAACCAGGTCGCAAATTATTCTGATTTGGAAAAACCTATAGCAACTAAGATATAAAACAAAGTATTTAACCCTACAAAATAGTAGTTTGTAATTTTTGCAAATTCTCTTGAATAATCGACAATAAGGTTAAACAACAGCGAATAAAACAGGTTGCCGGAATAATAGATGAGAACTGCAAGGTTTAAATAAACCAAGGGCTCCTTCCATAAATTGGGGATGTTGGCATCTATCATTACTTTATAAAAGAACAGAATTGAAAATCCAACCAAAAGTATTTTGCTTAAAGCCTGAGGAAAAGCCGCATACGTAAAAATTGATTGCAAGAACAGCGTATTGATTATACAATAGGCTACAAACAAAACGACCAAAGTGATTATCACGCGTTTTTGAAGGATATCCTTTAAAATATGAGAATAAAAGAAACCAAGAATTAGAAACTCAGCCAATAAGTACAAATGGGTTATCGGGAGCGTATTGGTTTCGCCATCATAAATAATTAACCCATAACGAATTACCACCCGCGAAACAATCTCATTAACAGTTCCATAAACAACAAAATAGAGGAACAATCGCAAACTTTTATCAAGGTGCTTATACCGATAAATACCAATAAAGAAGGGTATCAGAATTGATACCCAGTTATACATTATAAAGTTCAAAACTAAACGCTTATGAATTATAAATACTTCGTTCATCGCAAAATGGAGGACAAACCCCCGTGCTATTGAATTCTTCCAGATCATCCGGATCATCAACATCTCCTGCCGATTTTAACAATTGATCGGTAACTGCGCTCACTATCGCATCCATTGTCTTTTTAATTCCGAATTCAATTTTTATACTACTGCGATTTTGAGTATTGAACAACTCATGCAATTCGAATTTAGTAAGCAAATATGCATTGGGATAAATGTATTGGCGGAAAGGTGCTCCTTCATGCTTTACGTCAATTTCGCCGGCCCGCCATTTACGGTATAAATGTATACTTGATATTACTGCTTCGGTATTGTTTGAATAGTCTTCATTTACTTCGCTAAGTTTGTATACCGGTGTTTCATAGTCGGCATAAACATCGCCACTACCCAAAAGGAAAGAGGATACAGCATAGCCGCAAAGTACATATTTATTACCATCTTTTTCAGGCTCCAATCCCAGGTAAACGCGTACCCGATTTTCATTCTCACCTATCAACGATTTATAGGTATCTTTTTGCAGAATAATTGGTGACAATTTTAGATTGAAGGTTTTTTCGGCTTCTTCGTCGAAGTTATTTCTCCAGTTTTTTGCTTTTTCCGCTGGAAGTTGATCTCGTTTCAATTTTTTTTCCATGTTTATTGTATTTGGAGTATTAAAAATAGACAAAATGTTTGACATAAAAACAGGTTTCATAACATATAAAACACAGGCAGCTCAATAACTAATTATAAGTACCGAAAACTGCCCGCCAAAATTAAGCTGACGGGCAGTGCTGTTAGAAACAGTATAAAATCTAAGGTCTAGCCTGCTTCTTAATGCTAACTCTAATCTTTGTTAATAGGGCTCGTAATAGTAATCATCAACATAGCCCTGATTGTAGTAATCGTCGTTATACGCGTAGTATCTGTCGGGATAGTGTACCAGGCTAAAACCCAATGCCGACGATTCGAAGAATAAATTTCCAACCCTAAAATACAGGTAGCCGTTTATATGAACTTGTTCGTAGCCGTAAGGTAAACGCTCGAATGAAAATCCAAATGGCAGATTAACCAGCACATAACCAATTCCCCGGTGATAACGGAAAAAGTGTCCGTCGTAACAATAGTAGCGATTATGATTGTGCACAAACACGGTTGGACGGTATACAAACTTGCGAATTACGTGTCCGTAATGATTATTGTAATAATAATACTTGTGGTAACGGTATGAATATGGATTGTACCCTCCGTAATAGTCGCGCCAGCTGCTGTGGTTCCAACGATAGTGCTCCCAACGACGATCCCAGTGATTGTTTTTATAGTAATTATAGTTTGAATAATCTCTTCTGTTGCGATGGTTGTAGTTCATTGCTTTAGGGCGGTTACGACTACTCCACTGCTGGCTATTTCCCCTGTAGTTTTTATTCGGAGTATACCTTTTATCACTCCTGTCAACATTGTGGTATCTGCGTGTATCGGAAACTGAAGTTCGGCCTCTTCCTCTTTCGTTTGCAACCTCCGTATTTGATCTCTTTGAATTTGTATAAACCCGCGATGGCTGTTTGCTCGCCTCTCTACCCCGGGCCTGACCGGTTCTTTGTGGTTGACTTTTCCGGTAAACATCAGCCGAAGGCCTTGTAGTACTTTTTTGCGATTTATAGCTGCTGCCAGGGTTACTTTTTCGTTGAATATCTCGATTCACCGAACGTGAATCATTATATTTATTGTTGCCTGAACGAACGTTTTCACTGTTTCGGCTGGTAGTTGTTCTACTTGATGAACGAACGCTTCTATCCGATTTTTTTGGAGTTGATTGACGATAAGTTTTTGAGGCACTTTTTGTTTTTACCTCACTCCTGCTACTCCTTTTCGGAGCTTCCCTTTTTTCTGTTCCTCGTTCTCCTCCCCTGCGCTGGGCCTGGGCCGGAACTGTTGTTGTAATTGTAATTGCCGCCAGAGTAATTATCGTGGCAAACAATTTAAATGTTGTTGCTTTCATGACAATAGATTTTAAAATTCAACAATTTGTTTGCTATGCTCTGTTGGCGCCAAAATAAAAATCGATATCTGCCTTTCTAAATGCAAAGCATGTGCCAAAAACTACACTGCCGCGAATGAAAAAACTTACAACTACTAGAGAACAGGCATTTATGCACTTTTTTTTCTAAGCAATTCTCTCTACTTTTGCGGCGATTTAATTAAAGTATGGCTCGGATATTAGCAATAGATTACGGAAAAAAACGAACAGGATTGGCAGTTACCGATCCGGGGCAGATTATTGCCACTCGTTTAACAACAGTTCCAACGCATACCATTTGGGATTTTTTGAAAGATTATTTCGAAAAAGAAGAGGTGGAAACAGTAGTTGTGGGATATCCCAAGCAAATGAACAACCAGGCGTCGGAGTCTGTTAGATTTATCAATCCGTTTTTGAAAAAGTTTCAGCTGAAATATCCGGAAATGAATCTGGAGATTTACGACGAACGTTTTACGTCGAAAATGGCCTTTCAAACCATGATTGACGGTGGACTAAAAAAACAAAAACGACAAGACAAGGCATTGATTGATTCCATAAGCGCAACCATTATTTTACAGAATTATTTAGAACAGAAACGCAACTCAATACGATAACGATTACTAGAATATAGATTTCCAACAAGTTAAAAGAGTTGCTATCGAGATAAAATATAAAGAAATGAAATACCCGGTAACAGTATACGGAGACCCTTTATTACGAAAGAAGGCCAAAACAATTGAAAAAGATCATCCAAAGCTTGATGAGATAATTGAAAATATGTGGGAAACCATGTACTACTCTGATGGCGTTGGTTTGGCAGCACCGCAGGTTGGTCTGTCGATTCGTTTGTTTGTAATCGATGCCTCATCGGGTGCCGACGAAGAACCGGAGTTAGAAGGTTTTAAAAAGGTTTTTATTAATCCCGAGATTATTGAAACCAAAGGCGATGAGTGGACAATGAACGAAGGTTGTTTGAGTTTGCCTGAAATAAGGGAAGATGTAAATCGCCCCGACGAGGTGACCATTAAATACTTCGACGAAAATTTTGAGGTACACACCGAAACCTACAAAGGATTCGCAGGCCGCGTTATCCAACACGAATATGACCATTTGGAGGGCATTTTATTTGTCGATTATTTATCGCCACTGCGCAAACGTTTATTAAAAAGTAAAC
This is a stretch of genomic DNA from uncultured Draconibacterium sp.. It encodes these proteins:
- the ruvX gene encoding Holliday junction resolvase RuvX — protein: MARILAIDYGKKRTGLAVTDPGQIIATRLTTVPTHTIWDFLKDYFEKEEVETVVVGYPKQMNNQASESVRFINPFLKKFQLKYPEMNLEIYDERFTSKMAFQTMIDGGLKKQKRQDKALIDSISATIILQNYLEQKRNSIR
- the def gene encoding peptide deformylase, encoding MKYPVTVYGDPLLRKKAKTIEKDHPKLDEIIENMWETMYYSDGVGLAAPQVGLSIRLFVIDASSGADEEPELEGFKKVFINPEIIETKGDEWTMNEGCLSLPEIREDVNRPDEVTIKYFDENFEVHTETYKGFAGRVIQHEYDHLEGILFVDYLSPLRKRLLKSKLIAISKGKVRPHYRIKVPK